The bacterium DNA window CGAAATAAACATAGATGACATGATGGTTCCACAAGAGCAGGTGGTAAGCATAATGCGCCAGAAAATGATCGAAAATCCAGCTACGATAGTCTCCCTTCGCGCAGACCAATCAGCCAGATATGAGATAGTAGCAAAACTTCTCGAACAACTCAAGCAAGCGAACGCATTAAGAGTTAATTTCGCAACGCTCACCGAGGGAGGTGGGCGAAGATGAAATATAAAGACCCAAAAGCAGATTTAAGGTATTGGTTGCCGGTTGTTAATCGAAAGGCAACGATAATAACATTGCTTTTTCTCATGCTCATATTCCTTGCTTTTCCGAGGTTCAGGGCAAAGCCACTAAAGAAGATAGAATATCAAGTCGCCATTCAGGTAGAAAATGTTCCCATAACAAAGCAGGAAATAAAGAAGAAACAGCAACCCAAAGCCAAACTTGCGGAGGTTATAGAGGCGGAGGAAGAGGAAACTCCTGATACTGTTGAGCTTGCTGAAACAGCTATCGATGCCAAAGCTCCACCACCGCCACCACCAACAGAAGAAGTATTCGACTTCTTTGCCGTCGAAGAGAAGCCAAGAGTTCTTAAAAAAGCTCTACCAAAATATCCTGAGCTCGCTAAAAAATCAGGACTTGAGGGCGTCGTAGTAGTCGAATTCGTTGTTGACACAAACGGTTCAGTTGTTCCTAACAGCGCCAAAGTTATACAAGCAAGACCTGAAGGTATATTCGAGGAAGAAGCGCTTAAAGCTATATATAAGTGGAAATTTAGCCCTGCTATGCAACGCGACAGGAAAGTAAGGGTTAGATGGCAACAGCCTATTATTTTCAAACTCAAATAATATGAAGGCATTGACAAAATTTTTATTTATTGTCCTTTTGTTCACCATATCCTTTTCTGATTCATTTTATGTAATAACAAAAAATGATACACTATCCTTTAGTGATTCCGTTCTTTTTTCACCAAAGTATGTTTCTATTACTTATTCATTAGCTGCTTCGGGCTATATTGACTCTTTTGATATAAATTACCTCGTTCATAACAGCGCGATTGATTTTTATACGAAGGATTCGTTATTCGCAAAAGTTATCCTCGTCAAACCCCGACCTAATGATAGTCTTATTTTACTTCTCTGCGACTTTGTTCCCTATTTCCTTATTCATCCGCTATCTACTGAAACCAAAACTCCGCTTAAAGGTGTATCAAAAATTATTGTTCTTTTGCTTTTGCCAATATTATATGTTTTTATACTGATTATCTTAAATAAAATATCGAAAAAACTTATAAAGAATGCTATTTATCAAGAAGGGAAGCGAATAAGAGGCGTAAAAATTGGTAAATATATTATTCTTTCTCAGCGAGATGAACTTAGATTAATAATTGCTACAATAAATATATTAAAATATATCGTTGACATAATACTATTTTATCTG harbors:
- a CDS encoding biopolymer transporter ExbD, which encodes MKIEAKSKGSSKIPTASIADIVFLLLIFFMTVTVFRQYQGLRVQLPPAKATKKIERKRMITHIWINAQGEINIDDMMVPQEQVVSIMRQKMIENPATIVSLRADQSARYEIVAKLLEQLKQANALRVNFATLTEGGGRR
- a CDS encoding TonB family protein — encoded protein: MKYKDPKADLRYWLPVVNRKATIITLLFLMLIFLAFPRFRAKPLKKIEYQVAIQVENVPITKQEIKKKQQPKAKLAEVIEAEEEETPDTVELAETAIDAKAPPPPPPTEEVFDFFAVEEKPRVLKKALPKYPELAKKSGLEGVVVVEFVVDTNGSVVPNSAKVIQARPEGIFEEEALKAIYKWKFSPAMQRDRKVRVRWQQPIIFKLK